The nucleotide sequence AATTTGTTTGGAAAATGATCTTACAATCAAAGAAATTATTAAGTCGTGGTCACAGCGTGAAAAAGAAAGCTTGAAGTCATATTTGGGAAAATCCGTAAGTGATAAAGCAGCTAAAGTCTAAACTTAGTCAAAGTGCGCTGGAGCATGAATATGCTGGGATAGACCAAGACGGTGTTTATCTGCCAAAGTCGCTCAAGATGCTGTCTGGTGAAGATCTGAGAACGGCATTGCGTGGTGTTCAGTGCGCCTGGCAGAGGACTACGATGGGTAAAGGCATTTACTCAACCGACTCTGTAACCACCGATGCGTGCACTCATAAAGAATTTCTGGAGTTCCTAGTTTTGGTTTGGTTACGCCGATTCAATTTTGTGTTAGCACAGCACTTAAATCCTATTTTTGTCAGAGTAAGCAAGTCTCAAAATTTTTGTCTTGGATATGTTGATTATTCAAAGTTCGAAATTGAGAGCGAACTCGGGCAGACAGCATTCAATTGCGTATACAGTGAACTTACTTTTGATCGCGCGGAGTTTAGAGTAATCAAAGATGGCTATGTCCAATTTGTTAATCATTTAATCGCGCTAGGCCTCAATACGAAGTCGATTGTGCGAGAATGTACGAATGGACTTCAAATTGTGAAAGACATTCCGAAGTCATCTGATCCGATTTCAAATGCGCATAATGTTCGTCTAAGATCTGGGATAGATATTATGAAGAACCCCAGTTCTATCGAGCTACCAGTTAAGATGATGAGCCTCACAGAAGTGATCGATTTTTTTTCTCACTATCTGATGTATGGAATTAAAGGTGTTTCTAAGGACAAGTTTCGCTTCAAAGGCCTGCTTTTTAATCTGAACTACTTGCTTGAAATAGTTTTGCGGTGCTCTCTTCGTTCGCTTTATTCAGACTATTCGTTGCAAACTGAAGTTTTTAAAGATGATGAAATTAATGAGATACAAGTCATTCGGAATGGACAAGTTGTCAGATATAGAAACATGCGTCCCGACTGTCAGGGCGTTTTCTCTGAATTTCATCCGTCAGTTCCTAAGAAGTTGGCAAAGGATTTTAAAAACTCAATTTATCTCTTCGATGCTAAACACAAAGTACTAGTGAAAGATCAGCAGGTAGAGGATACAAAAAGGAACGATTTATATCAGATTGTTTCTTATGCTCGAACACACAATAACAGATTAAGTCTCCAGTCATTTTACGGTTTAGTTTGTCTGGATGAGGTAACCGGTATTGTTCCTTACGGAGATATCCTTCAAGGGAGATATATTAGATTTGGATCGGACTCTAATGCTCTCACGAACAAAATAATTTACGATGAAAACGAATTTGATATATTTCAGATTCCAATTAATTTCGCTCAACTCTTATTTGATGTCGGATCGGTGGCAACAAATGAGGAAGTTGATAAAATATTTTTTTTATTTGGAGTTGAGTTGTTATCTTCTATTCAAGAAACAAAAACTGCTCTGAGGTCTGCAGCTTAATAGAGTTTGTATAAACGATGCCTCGTCTTTTAGAAACGGGTATTGACTGCTTAAGTGGATATATTTTTGAAATAGTCCATCCCCATTTATTTTTTTTCTTATCCCACTTCCAATCAGATTTCCGATCTACCAAATGTCGATTTGAGTCCTTATAAAATGCAGCCTCACTTGTGTATTCAAAACAGGAGTCGAAAATGACTACAGCAATCGCACGCGCTGAGAAATTTCCCACACTACCTGGCGTCTCAATAAGCCACATTGGAATATTGAGATACTTTTTGGGGATGGGGTAAAATCTTGTTTCTACAGTTTTATTTCCAAGCCTTATTTCTTGAGAAATTGGATACTGTATATTTAATCCTGGAAGAGTTATTTCCTTTTTCATTTATAGACTAGGACCATCCCCAAGAGGTCGGTGTAAACTTTCTTCGGAAACTGGAAGCTGCGACTTATGAGCGGTAAATTTTAAGCGAGTCTCGAATGGTATATCTCGACTGTTGGTATGAAATGCCGGAACTCTATCTTTGATATTGCAGCAATCTTTTTTGTTTGACCAAAGATCCTGGTCTTTCCAAAAATGATTTTCTCCGTTGCCAATATAACATGTGGTAAACTGCACATTGCTTTGCTGGCATCTTTTTTTGATCTGTTCATAATAATAACGAATTTCGTTGTCGCTAAAGTGAAAATCACGTTTAGATTTTCGCACCTCATCCGTATAGAAGTTTCGTAGCCCAAATCCTGTAGCCTTTTCCAATTGAGTTAGCGAGTAGGTACTAAATCTTCCAAACCCTGCCAAGATCGACTTCACACCTGATGCGGCCATTTCATCGACCATATCGAAAGAGAAATAGTCAAATTTTGGAGTTTCATCTGTTTTTTGGAAGTTCGCATCCGTAAAGTACCCATCTGGATGGATTGGGAAAACTGGATTTATTCGGATAGTCGTCCAGTATCCAGCCTCGCTAATTTTTTTAATGGCAGCGAGACGTCTTTTGGCAGAGGGCGCACCAGGCTCAATCTTTTTATTCATTTCATCATTGGTGGATGAAATGCTGAACTGGATTGATGTTAGTTTCGGATCAATCAAGGACATATATTCATCTGTTGCTACTAAGTCTGAGCGCGTGAAGATTACATATGGATAGTTATAATGTTTTAGGATCTTTAGAAGATGCTGAGTTACTTTATACTTTTGATCCATCCACATGAATGAGTCACTCATAGAGCCAATTCGGAGAGGAATCCTTTTTTCTAGTATTGGTCGCCATTTTGAAGTTTTGTCGGTTTCAAATACTGTGTAGAAGACATTGTGAATTTCGTTAATATTTAAAGGTACTGGAAAGGGGTTGTTCCAGTAACCATGTACAGTCAATTGCGCTTTGGCATAACAGTAAACGCAGTTATGAACGCATCCTCTTCCGTACGTGTCGATTTCGAATGCGTACAGGCATTGTTGGCAAGTCGCGTGTGAATTGACGACTTTGAATGGAGTTTTAAAAAGAATGCCACCACGAATATCGACTTTTTTGCTTCTAATCTCTAAGTCTTTTATAGGCGTCCAATCGTAAGTGTCTTTGAACGATGATTTAGCAATTAATTTGCTTTCCTCGTCTTGAAGGTCATCAGTAATTGGAGTGTCCGATACAAAATCACCCGTGATTTTTAATCCTCTATGCAGATCGAGATTAATCAGCGAAGCCCCTTTGGATGGGTTGTTGTTTAGGTCGGCGACTGTAAGATCATTGTTGTCCATAAATCTCCTCTTTTTGGCTCTTCGGCTTTGCAACTGATTTCAGCTTTAGCGAAGGGTTCTCGATAAAAGACAAAATCGCGTGCCTTGCCAGCGATGAAAAATCGAAAAAGGAGTTCTGTTTTAGGAACTCCTGAATCAACTTCTCTTCATTTTCGGAAAAACGGATTGCTCTTGTCTTGGCCATGTGACGCCGTATAACAACTGCCTTAATGATGGGCAATTCGTTTGATGGTGTTTTACAAATTTATACGGATCAGGGCTAATGACCAATAGCGTCATACCTGAGGCTCAATCTAAGCCTATCTATAATGCCCCATTTTGAGGGTGTAAGTTACCTGCTAAACGCAAAAGGGAAAAAATGTGGGGCAAGCTCAAAGTCAATTTCAGCCCGCTTTTCAATCTTAGAGTATCCATACATAGCCAGGTCACACGTGCCTAGGGCCATTAGTGGCAGGTTACCGTGGAAGCTGGCTGTTGCGATTTTAATCGTACCTTTGATTAGAACTCTATTTGAGCTTTCTAAAAATGAGGCACGATCTTTTATGAAGCGATGAGCGCTCACCCCAGTATCAATCATTGCGATACCTGAAGCCAAAAAATCGCCGATGTTCAGACTCCCGAGATTTTGCGCAATTTTGGGGGAGATAAGGTTTTTGGTAACCGCTGTTTGGACACCAGGAAGTGGGATGCCGTTTGTCGTTAAAGAGTCTTTGCCGACTTCTCTAGCGAATCTAAATCCAAAGCGCCCCCACAAATCGGAGTCAACAATACTATGGCCACCGTATAGACGATGGAAACCGCCGTGCTTAAGTATGCCGCCATTCATGGTGTCCATAGTCTGGCTAACAGCGTTTGCGGTAAAACGAATGCCCTTCGTTAATTCGGTAACGCCTTCTGAAGCCGAACTTCCCATGCAGAGCGCGTAGCTTTTGCATTTCTTCAAATAAATTTTCATAGCATCTAATGCCACTTTGTTGGGCACAATGCCAATCATATTTGTTCGAGGGCTTCGAAATTTGTTTATACATTTGCATAAAATCGTATGTACAATCGTATGTAATGAACACACAAAAAGAATCTCAGATATTGGCAGCAATTAGAAAATCAGAACCTAAAAAGAAAAGGGTAACTTTCTTTATATCTGCAAACGCCAAATCAGGTTTGGCTGCGTGGTGTGGAAAACACGGTGTTACTGAAAGTTCTGCCATAGAGGAAATGATACGGTCTACGGTTCCTGAAAAGTTCTTTAAGCAGGAGGATTAGTGGCAAGACATCCCAAAGACACCACTCCAAAGCTCACAGATCAATTGATCGAAACCATCGCGCAAGCGATTCGTGTCGGTTCCTACGTAGAAACGGCAGTTGCCCTTGCGGGAGTATCAAAAGACTCGTTCTATCGTTGGCTTCGTCAGGCAGAAAGCGACGATTCGACACTTCTGACAGTAAAATTATCGGACGCAGTAAAAAAGGCGTTAGCTGAATCAGAAAAGCGTGATCTGGATGTGATCGATAAAGCAGCGCAAGAGGGCGAATGGACGGCTGCTGCCTGGAGACTTGAAAGAAAATTTCCCAACAAATGGGGACGCCAATCAAAGGTTCAACTCGAACATACTGGAATGGATGGCGGGCCAATTGAAATTCAGTCGATGACTGAGGATGAAATGGAGACGCGCATTGAAAAGCTCTTACAGAAACGAACTGTCCTTATCGAGGACTGAAAAAATTGAACTTCTAAAGCTTTTGGAAAATGAAAGTTACGAGCTGGCCGAGAAAAGCCTCTCTCGCTTCGTCATGGACGCTTGGGACGTGCTTGAGCCCAAGAACGCATATTTGCATAACTGGCATATTGGATTGATCACAGAGCATCTAGAGGCCGTAAGCAATGGCGATGAAAAGCGTCTGATCATTAATATTCCACCCCGTTACATGAAAAGCCTTTGCGTAAGTGTGATGTGGCCTGTCTGGTCTTGGATTGCACGTCCAGAGAACCGTTGGATTTTTGCCAGTTACTCTCAATCTCTCGCAACGAAACATTCAGTTGATCGCCGTCATTTGATTCAATCGCCCTATTTTCAGAATCGGTGGGGGAAGTTATTTTCTCTAACTGACGATCAGAATCTTAAAACTGAGTTTTTGAACACACGACGTGGTCACATGATTGCAACTTCTGTCGGCGGTACGGCAACGGGCAAGGGTGGCGACATAATTGTGGTTGATGATCCTCACAATCCTTTAGAAGCAAGTTCGGATGTCTTAAGGCAGAAAGCTATCGACTTCTTTGATCAGACCCTGACGACTCGTTTGGATAATAAAAAGAATGGGGCCATCGTCGTCGTTATGCAACGGCTGCACGAAAATGATTTGACGGGACATCTTTTAGAGCAAGGCGATTGGACGCACCTCTGCGTTCCAGCTTTGGCGGAGTCTCGAACAATCTATAATTTTCCTGTTTCGGGAAAAGTGAAGATTTGCAATGAAGGCG is from Bdellovibrio bacteriovorus str. Tiberius and encodes:
- a CDS encoding 5-methylcytosine restriction system specificity protein McrC translates to MIKQLKSKLSQSALEHEYAGIDQDGVYLPKSLKMLSGEDLRTALRGVQCAWQRTTMGKGIYSTDSVTTDACTHKEFLEFLVLVWLRRFNFVLAQHLNPIFVRVSKSQNFCLGYVDYSKFEIESELGQTAFNCVYSELTFDRAEFRVIKDGYVQFVNHLIALGLNTKSIVRECTNGLQIVKDIPKSSDPISNAHNVRLRSGIDIMKNPSSIELPVKMMSLTEVIDFFSHYLMYGIKGVSKDKFRFKGLLFNLNYLLEIVLRCSLRSLYSDYSLQTEVFKDDEINEIQVIRNGQVVRYRNMRPDCQGVFSEFHPSVPKKLAKDFKNSIYLFDAKHKVLVKDQQVEDTKRNDLYQIVSYARTHNNRLSLQSFYGLVCLDEVTGIVPYGDILQGRYIRFGSDSNALTNKIIYDENEFDIFQIPINFAQLLFDVGSVATNEEVDKIFFLFGVELLSSIQETKTALRSAA
- a CDS encoding SPL family radical SAM protein encodes the protein MDNNDLTVADLNNNPSKGASLINLDLHRGLKITGDFVSDTPITDDLQDEESKLIAKSSFKDTYDWTPIKDLEIRSKKVDIRGGILFKTPFKVVNSHATCQQCLYAFEIDTYGRGCVHNCVYCYAKAQLTVHGYWNNPFPVPLNINEIHNVFYTVFETDKTSKWRPILEKRIPLRIGSMSDSFMWMDQKYKVTQHLLKILKHYNYPYVIFTRSDLVATDEYMSLIDPKLTSIQFSISSTNDEMNKKIEPGAPSAKRRLAAIKKISEAGYWTTIRINPVFPIHPDGYFTDANFQKTDETPKFDYFSFDMVDEMAASGVKSILAGFGRFSTYSLTQLEKATGFGLRNFYTDEVRKSKRDFHFSDNEIRYYYEQIKKRCQQSNVQFTTCYIGNGENHFWKDQDLWSNKKDCCNIKDRVPAFHTNSRDIPFETRLKFTAHKSQLPVSEESLHRPLGDGPSL
- a CDS encoding RepB family protein, whose product is MNTQKESQILAAIRKSEPKKKRVTFFISANAKSGLAAWCGKHGVTESSAIEEMIRSTVPEKFFKQED
- the terL gene encoding phage terminase large subunit, whose protein sequence is MKSSYRNELSLSRTEKIELLKLLENESYELAEKSLSRFVMDAWDVLEPKNAYLHNWHIGLITEHLEAVSNGDEKRLIINIPPRYMKSLCVSVMWPVWSWIARPENRWIFASYSQSLATKHSVDRRHLIQSPYFQNRWGKLFSLTDDQNLKTEFLNTRRGHMIATSVGGTATGKGGDIIVVDDPHNPLEASSDVLRQKAIDFFDQTLTTRLDNKKNGAIVVVMQRLHENDLTGHLLEQGDWTHLCVPALAESRTIYNFPVSGKVKICNEGEILFPKREDTAEIDRQKRALGSIAFAAQYQQQPTPSEGAIIQKSWFRYYSELPIKFDEIIQSWDMSFKDSENSDYVVGQVWGRVGANKYLLDQTRKRMAFPDTVRAFKAITEKWPRAFRKLVEDKANGSAIISTLKDSIPGIIAINPTESKLARLSAVCPQIEAGNVFLPDPNLNPLVSDLIDEALRFPRGKHDDQVDAMTMALNDFQSRHKAITFLDKITKF